One Vitis vinifera cultivar Pinot Noir 40024 chromosome 8, ASM3070453v1 genomic window carries:
- the LOC100252758 gene encoding uncharacterized protein LOC100252758, with protein MKPNIIEHFTNPGHSLTEVYGSEEFHCDGCKTPGNGPRYRCHTCDSTLHEYCGVCPSTLSTFMHPQHQLKLEIRTQGRRVNERLCTLCRDDVEGLFYRCTDCDFDIHPLCTKIPEYVPDPLHPTHQLKLQTSSSGTDVGFVVFHLECILAPCETPTVSRSMGAPTTPAPPPYGPYGIAPPLHPWGVYGGLPPYSAYGPWYPYYSSTPHLYNWPSSTPFTAYAHACAYAPPPPSSGFNAHGGTTDFGPHNTNNQAQGTGKPLKGMLSKIIYSLSIGVLTNLIAGGITG; from the coding sequence ATGAAGCCCAACATAATAGAGCACTTCACAAATCCAGGCCATTCACTAACAGAGGTTTATGGGAGCGAAGAGTTCCATTGCGATGGCTGCAAGACCCCTGGAAATGGCCCCAGATATCGATGCCACACATGCGATTCCACTCTGCATGAGTACTGTGGAGTGTGCCCATCCACCCTCTCCACCTTTATGCACCCCCAGCACCAGCTCAAACTAGAGATTCGAACCCAAGGCAGGCGCGTTAACGAGCGGTTGTGCACTTTGTGCAGGGACGACGTTGAGGGGCTGTTCTACCGGTGCACGGACTGCGACTTCGACATCCACCCCCTATGCACCAAAATTCCCGAGTATGTGCCCGACCCCCTCCACCCCACTCATCAATTAAAGCTCCAGACGTCGTCCTCCGGTACGGATGTGGGATTTGTAGTTTTTCATCTTGAGTGCATTTTAGCACCGTGCGAGACGCCAACGGTTTCACGCTCAATGGGAGCGCCAACTACTCCAGCACCACCGCCTTATGGTCCTTATGGTATTGCACCACCGCTGCATCCATGGGGTGTTTATGGAGGGCTGCCTCCTTATAGTGCTTACGGGCCGTGGTATCCTTATTATTCGTCAACACCACATCTTTATAATTGGCCATCGTCAACTCCTTTTACTGCTTATGCTCATGCTTGTGCCTATGCTCCACCACCCCCATCTTCTGGTTTTAATGCTCATGGAGGTACCACTGATTTTGGTCCACATAACACGAATAATCAAGCTCAAGGAACTGGTAAACCGTTAAAAGGGATGCTGAGCAAGATTATATATTCGCTATCGATAGGAGTGTTGACTAATTTGATCGCAGGCGGAATAACAGGTTGA
- the LOC100257910 gene encoding protein VACUOLELESS GAMETOPHYTES-like, producing MAPVPKKKTIKHFTHPGHDLAEISTNEEYLCGGCRTPGGVGTRYRCHHCDFNLHEYCGSCPSTLSSFMHPQHHLNIVVRTQGARQNQRICDLCGDSVEGLFYRCKLCDFDVHPLCTQLPQYVRHALHPDHQLMLQPSVPGWCAVCKSVCSSWRYRCKTCSFDIHLECILLVPSNGASTSRSVPPTGPPPHFYWAAPPPPHGAHGYGVPPGFSPQYNPVSEAQGSSKPSKGKKLGKMMYTLVGKLTIGVIANVLFGVGDFSSSS from the coding sequence ATGGCTCCGGTGCCGAAGAAGAAGACAATAAAGCACTTCACTCACCCAGGACATGATTTGGCAGAGATTTCAACGAACGAAGAGTACCTCTGCGGGGGTTGCAGAACTCCAGGCGGGGTGGGCACCAGATACCGATGCCATCATTGTGATTTCAATCTGCACGAGTACTGTGGCTCCTGCCCCTCCACCCTCTCCTCCTTCATGCACCCACAGCACCACCTCAATATAGTGGTTCGAACCCAAGGCGCGCGCCAGAACCAGCGTATCTGCGATTTGTGCGGCGACTCTGTCGAGGGGCTTTTCTACAGGTGCAAGCTCTGCGACTTCGACGTCCACCCGCTGTGCACCCAGTTGCCTCAGTACGTGCGACACGCGCTTCACCCAGATCATCAATTGATGCTCCAGCCCTCCGTGCCTGGCTGGTGTGCGGTTTGCAAAAGCGTGTGCAGTTCTTGGCGGTACAGGTGCAAGACTTGTAGCTTTGATATTCATCTCGAGTGCATATTATTAGTACCGTCCAATGGAGCGTCGACGTCACGCTCAGTACCGCCGACAGGTCCGCCACCACATTTTTATTGGGCTGCACCACCACCTCCGCATGGTGCTCATGGCTATGGGGTCCCTCCTGGTTTCAGTCCACAGTATAACCCTGTTAGCGAAGCACAAGGAAGTAGTAAGCCGTCGAAAGGGAAGAAGCTGGGCAAGATGATGTATACGCTCGTGGGGAAGCTAACCATTGGAGTGATTGCTAATGTGTTGTTTGGAGTGGGAGATTTCTCTTCGTCCTCCTGA